In Streptomyces sp. NBC_01231, the sequence AGTTCGCCCTTGCCCAGCGGGCCGGGCACGAGGTCGATGATGCCGGCGGTCACCGGCCGCCAGCCGGCGAGGAGTTCGGCGTAGGCGTCCGCCGCGCGCTGCACCAGGAAGTCGGTCAGCGGGCCGGGGGCCGCGTGCCGCCGGGTGGTGTCCAGCGGGAAGGACGCGATGAGCAGGGCGGGCACACCGAGGGGCTCGTCGCTGGGGGTGGGAGCGTGCACGACGGGGCTGGTGCGGGGGCGGCCCGGGGTGCCGTCGTCGTCGACGGGCACGGCCCAGGTGACCGACCAGTGCGGCCGCAGTCGCTCCTCCACCGGACGGTCGGCGAGCAGGTCGGAGGTGAGCGGTCCGTGTGCGGCGGCCGTGTGCCACCGGGTCGTACCCTCCCGGGAGTCCGTCACGACGGTGAAGGCGCCGTCGGTGCGGCGGCTCAGGGTGCGCGGGGCGCCGTCGCCGCTCTCGATCACGACCTCCTCCAGCCCGGGCAGGGCGAGAAGCAGGGCGTCGTCCACGCCGTTCAGCAGGCGCTCGGCGAGGTCGGCGGCGGCCGGGTCGCGCAGGGGCAGGATGACGGCCGTGTCGTACGGGTCGGGGGCGGTGCCCTCGGCGGCGAACGGGAGCCGCAGCAGGGGCACGTGTCCGTCCCGCCGGCGGACCTCGTCACCCAGTCCCGGGCTGTGCCGGGCGACGTCGGCGGCCCGCTCCCGGGCCTCGGCGAGGGACCAGCGGACACCGCCGTGCCGGCCGACGACCGCGGGCTCGTCGGTGACGGACAGAACGGCGGCGAAGCCCACGCCGAACCGGCCGATGGTGTTCTCGTCGGTGCCGCGTTTGGCGGAGGCACGGAGCGTGGCCAGGGACTCGACACCGGCCGCGTCCAGGGCGGCGCCGGTGTTGGCGGCGACCAGGACACCGTCGCGGAGGGTGAGCCGGAGCCGGCCCGGGACACCCGCCCGGGCCGCGGCGTCGGCGGCGTTCTGCGCGAGCTCCACGACGAGCCGGTCCCGGTAACCGCCGAGGGCGAGGTCCTCCTCGGCGTTGGCGTCCTCACGGAACCGGGCGGGGCTGGTGGCCCAGGCATCCAGCACGCCTCGCCTGAGGCGAGCGGTACCGAAAGGATCCGCACCCTCGGCCGCGGGCCGCACGAACTTGCTCACGTTGATTCTCCTCGTCGGCGTGACGACGAAGGTACCGCGCGCTGCGCCGCCGACGATTCGAGGGCACCCCGCACGACCGCGAGCGCACCGGGCAGCACGGCACACCCCTTCAGCTCGTCAGATGCCGACTCGAGTGAGGACGGGAGCCTGAGCGGCGGCACCGCGCACAACGAGGGCGCGGCCCGGCGCGTCAGCCCCCGCGCGCCCGCCTTCCGGACCTACGAGGACCTCGCACCCCTACGAGTGCCCCAGCTCCGCCGCATCCTCGTCGAAGACCCCCGGCACGGACCCCGAGTCCGCGGCCGGACGCAGCGGGAAGGGGTCCACCGTCGTCTCGTCGATCACCGGCGGAGCCGGTCGGGGCGGCGTCGGCATGACCGCTGCCTCCGAGTGGCCGCCGCAGCCGTAGGCCAGGGACACCAGGCGGCCGTCGGCCGGGGAGAACTCGTTCGCGCAGACTCCGAAGGCCTGCCCCAGGGACCCTCCGACCGGCACGAGGAACCCGCAGCTCACACAGGGCGCGGGCGCCGCCTGAGCCATCGGGGTCTTCGCGCCGTGCGCCTCCTCCCAGCGGTCGGCCGCGATGTGCAGGCCGTACCGGGACAGCACCCGGGCCCGCCGCATGCCGAGTTCCTCGGCGACCGCGGCGATGGAACCGCGCGCGGGGACGGCCGGAAGACCGGCCGGGGCGCCCGCGGTGACCTCGGCGTCCTCCGCCTCGGCCAGCTCGGTCAGCTCCTCCGAGACGGGCGCGTTGGGCAGCGGCTCGTCGTCGCCGGAGTAGCCGGGCTCCAGACGCAGGTCCTCGGCGTCCGTCGGGAGCAGGTCGCCTGGGCCCATGTCACCCGGCCGCAGGCGCTCGCTCCACGGCACCCACTCCGGCGCCAGGAGGGCGTCCGGCCCCGGCAGCAGGACCACCTCGTCCAGCGTGACGATCTTCGCTCGGGAGGCGCGGGCGACCGTGACGGCCCAGCGCCAGCCCCGGTACCCGAGTTCCTTGCACTCGAAGAAGTGCGTGACCACGCGGTCACCCTCGGACACCAGA encodes:
- a CDS encoding DUF3027 domain-containing protein, with the protein product MSAATTRSRTPDRLCAEAVDLARAAAEEAAAPGVVGEHSGLVSEGDRVVTHFFECKELGYRGWRWAVTVARASRAKIVTLDEVVLLPGPDALLAPEWVPWSERLRPGDMGPGDLLPTDAEDLRLEPGYSGDDEPLPNAPVSEELTELAEAEDAEVTAGAPAGLPAVPARGSIAAVAEELGMRRARVLSRYGLHIAADRWEEAHGAKTPMAQAAPAPCVSCGFLVPVGGSLGQAFGVCANEFSPADGRLVSLAYGCGGHSEAAVMPTPPRPAPPVIDETTVDPFPLRPAADSGSVPGVFDEDAAELGHS